In a single window of the Diabrotica undecimpunctata isolate CICGRU chromosome 11, icDiaUnde3, whole genome shotgun sequence genome:
- the LOC140452777 gene encoding uncharacterized protein, translating to MVQNWSLKVLARRFITTFCAYLHSFQLSCEQHTGGSPSRGEENLKALLEDALNDAKKQGGYKKGDKIRIVALNDKFNHPISTKVTTEDNMDNLLQQVENILTSNDTVLLGDTKFDIQIFKMPRGSGRRRMINLSEDRRTKKSITRIVNTDNLCGARAIVTALTYITNEILGHKLIKRDTQSIRDGRTLQTVLAEKLCGLLGGCYVDGFTLDDFKKTEELLNVQIKIICAENFNTIIYEGPEKTNKIYLYKNGNHFDVINSLKGLYGTHFYCTKCDTPYQSKHKCKKAPLCTICKQPEHDLSTHTKILCELCNRFCFNVECLHNHEAMCKEVFKCEKCNKVCKRANEHVCGYSMCRNCNTFVEIATHHCYMMKKPSKGGICEVPCVCNNRSNEENMGCRKHYKTTVTCKYPCQCNGLSNTPINRCTYTEKYLFFDYEAMQDTGIHIPNLVIAHDFNGNKFVFKDNDEFCKWLISEKHRGYTAVAHNGKSYDSYFILKYCVENTIKPYTIYNGSKLMLLEVPAIKLKIIDSSNFVSGPLAEFPKTFGLAELKKGYFPHFFNVPENQQYVGTLPSSKYYGPNTMKEKHRTAFLEWYEDHKNDEFNFQRELHTYCDSDVDILRRGCLEFRKEFLGIANIDPFQYLTIASVCMAIYRSKYLQTNTIGIVKQDLKDTYSEASIKWLSQFPDVQHALNGGEITICGAKVDGYDACTNTVYQYHGCFWHGHPECFAPNTINHVNNESMSDLYERTLRRTAQIKEAGYKLVEMWECDWLKSKECKNAPSPQIVESLKPREAFFGGRTNAIKLNVTGKKLRYIDIVSLYPTVQYYDRYPIGHPVKIHAPESYDPSWFGLVHCQILPPTNLYHPVLPVKTDKLMFPLCNQCALEDCEHCDHDDSERALKGTWTTLEINKALEKGYKMLKVYEVWNFEQTSTDLFKGYVKDFMKIKLETSPHTYASNEEYARVVKEQMDIDLDLEKISPNLGKRAVAKLCLNSLWGKFGQRMNMKQTEYVVDLKRWYELLMDDKINITNVIFVNDHIAQVSYDYKDVFVEDPTSTNIFVALFTTSNARLRLYDMIDRLGEAVAYFDTDSVVYIDDGLNTVETGEMLGDWSDELGSDDYIVEWQATGPKSYYYKTVEGKEVTKIKGFTLNYENSLVLNTSAMNDIIHDPTKQIKLTYDQICRDVHTKDIVTQKRVSKTFKMDYKKRKIVHNDECMDTLPLGYKTS from the coding sequence ATGGTTCAAAATTGGTCATTGAAGGTTTTAGCGCGTAGATTCATAACTACATTTTGTGCGTACCTACATAGTTTTCAGCTCTCTTGCGAGCAGCATACAGGGGGTTCTCCTAGCCGCGGCGAAGAGAACTTGAAAGCTCTGTTGGAGGATGCGCTGAATGATGCAAAGAAACAGGGTGGctacaaaaaaggggataaaatcCGTATTGTGGCTTTAAATGACAAGTTCAATCACCCTATATCGACAAAAGTGACCACAGAAGACAATATGGATAATTTATTACAACAAGTTGAAAACATATTAACATCTAACGATACTGTTCTTTTGGGTGACACGAAATTCGATATTCAAATTTTCAAGATGCCTAGGGGTAGCGGTCGTCGTAGAATGATAAATTTGTCAGAGGATCGTCGAACCAAAAAGAGCATTACACGGATTGTTAATACTGATAATCTTTGTGGGGCTAGAGCAATCGTAACGGCTCTTACATACATCACAAACGAGATTTTGGGTCACAAATTGATCAAAAGGGATACTCAGAGCATACGTGATGGCCGAACATTACAGACTGTTTTGGCGGAAAAACTTTGTGGTCTATTGGGTGGCTGCTATGTCGACGGCTTTACTTTGGATGATTTTAAGAAGACCGAAGAACTGTTGAATGTGCAAATTAAGATCATCTGCGCTGAAAATTTCAACACAATCATATACGAGGGTcccgaaaaaacaaacaaaatttatctATATAAAAACGGTAACCACTTCGATGTAATCAACAGTTTGAAAGGGTTGTACGGCACACATTTTTACTGTACAAAGTGCGATACACCTTATCAAAGCAAGCACAAGTGCAAGAAAGCACCTCTGTGTACAATCTGCAAGCAGCCAGAACACGACTTGTCGACGCACACAAAGATCCTTTGCGAATTATGTAACCGCTTCTGCTTTAATGTTGAATGCCTGCATAATCACGAAGCAATGTGCAAAGAAGTATTTAAATGTGAAAAGTGCAATAAAGTATGTAAAAGAGCCAACGAGCATGTGTGTGGCTACTCGATGTGCAGGAATTGTAACACATTCGTAGAGATAGCTACGCATCATTGCTATATGATGAAAAAACCCTCCAAAGGAGGAATTTGCGAAGTACCGTGTGTATGTAATAATCGTAGTAATGAAGAAAATATGGGTTGTCGGAAGCATTATAAAACAACTGTTACATGTAAATATCCATGTCAATGCAACGGCCTCTCTAACACACCCATAAATCGTTGCAcatatacagaaaaatatttatttttcgatTACGAAGCAATGCAAGACACAGGTATACACATACCGAACTTGGTGATAGCCCACGATTTTAAtggtaataaatttgttttcAAGGACAACGATGAGTTCTGTAAATGGTTAATTTCTGAGAAACACAGGGGTTATACAGCAGTAGCTCACAACGGGAAAAGTTACGACTcgtattttattttgaaatactgtGTAGAAAACACGATAAAACCGTACACCATCTACAACGGGTCAAAACTGATGCTGCTAGAAGTACCtgctattaaattaaaaataattgataGTTCGAATTTCGTGAGCGGTCCTCTGGCAGAATTCCCCAAAACGTTTGGATTGGCAGAGCTGAAGAAGGGTTATTTTCCACATTTCTTTAATGTGCCTGAGAACCAACAATATGTTGGGACTTTACCAAGCTCTAAATATTATGGTCCCAATACCATGAAAGAGAAGCATCGTACAGCTTTCCTCGAATGGTATGAGGACCATAAAAACGACGAATTTAATTTTCAGAGGGAGCTACATACCTACTGCGATTCAGATGTAGATATTCTACGAAGAGGGTGTCTAGAGTTTCGTAAAGAATTTTTGGGGATCGCTAACATAGACCCGTTCCAATATCTGACCATTGCTAGTGTTTGTATGGCTAtatataggtccaaatatctgcAAACAAATACTATTGGGATTGTAAAACAGGATCTTAAGGATACGTACAGTGAAGCATCCATAAAGTGGCTCAGTCAGTTTCCAGACGTACAACATGCTCTTAATGGAGGCGAAATTACGATCTGTGGTGCAAAAGTGGATGGTTATGATGCCTGTACAAATACTGTGTACCAGTACCACGGTTGTTTCTGGCATGGCCACCCCGAGTGTTTTGCACCCAACACAATTAATCATGTCAACAATGAGTCAATGAGCGACTTGTACGAACGAACACTGAGGAGAACCGCACAAATAAAAGAAGCTGGTTACAAACTAGTAGAAATGTGGGAATGTGACTGgttaaaatcaaaagaatgtaAAAATGCACCGAGCCCTCAAATTGTTGAATCCTTAAAGCCTCGTGAAGCATTCTTTGGAGGACGAACAAACGCCATAAAACTAAATGTGACTGGTAAAAAgcttagatatatagatattgtaTCGCTTTACCCTACTGTACAGTATTATGACCGCTACCCCATTGGCCACCCTGTTAAAATACATGCACCTGAATCATACGACCCCTCATGGTTTGGCCTAGTACATTGTCAAATACTACCACCTACCAACTTATATCACCCAGTCCTACCTGTCAAAACTGACAAATTAATGTTTCCTTTGTGTAATCAATGCGCCTTGGAAGATTGCGAACATTGTGATCATGATGACTCAGAACGCGCATTAAAAGGTACGTGGACGACTCTAGAGATCAATAAAGCCCTAGAAAAGGGGTATAAAATGTTGAAAGTGTACGAGGTGTGGAATTTTGAACAAACTTCGACGGATTTATTTAAGGGCTATGTCaaagattttatgaaaataaaattagaaactaGTCCACATACATATGCCTCAAACGAAGAATACGCTCGGGTTGTAAAAGAACAAATGGACATAGACTTAGACTTGGAGAAGATATCTCCAAATCTTGGTAAACGAGCAGTCGCTAAACTATGCTTGAATAGTCTATGGGGCAAGTTTGGGCAAAGAATGAATATGAAACAGACAGAGTATGTTGTGGACCTCAAAAGATGGTATGAGCTCTTGATGGATGATAAGATTAACATAACTAATGTGATATTTGTTAACGATCATATAGCCCAAGTCTCATATGATTACAAGGACGTATTTGTAGAAGACCCCACATCTACAAATATTTTTGTGGCTTTATTTACGACAAGTAACGCTCGTCTGAGACTGTACGATATGATTGATAGGTTAGGAGAGGCCGTAGCTTATTTCGACACAGACTCCGTTGTTTATATTGATGATGGCCTAAACACTGTCGAAACAGGTGAAATGTTGGGCGATTGGAGCGATGAGCTTGGGTCAGATGATTATATTGTAGAATGGCAGGCTACTGGACCAAAAAGTTATTACTACAAAACAGTCGAGGGCAAAGAGGTGACTAAAATCAAAGGCTTTACTCTAAACTACGAGAATAGCCTAGTACTCAATACCTCAGCGATGAATGATATCATACACGATCCCACCAAACAAATCAAGCTCACATATGACCAAATATGCCGCGATGTCCACACTAAAGACATAGTGACGCAAAAAAGGGTATCGAAGACATTCAAGATGGACtacaaaaaacgaaaaattgtaCATAATGATGAGTGTATGGATACCCTGCCTCTAGGCTACAAGACCTCTTAG